TGAAACAAGGTTGGCTGTAAGTTGATCATTATTAAAGCAGGATAATAGGTATATGAGCCTTAGTTATTCTAATCTCTCCACTtttgtgtgtttgaaatttttcataataaaaagtaaaaagcaaaaaacaaacaaaacaaaactttgacaCAGGTGTTACTagtctcccattttacagatgagaaaaattgaGGCTCAGTTTAAGTAACTGCTAAAtttaagttcacacagctagtacaGCCGCCATGAGCTGATGCTaaatctgaaagaaaacattGTTCTTTCCATCGCTCAATTCTGCTTCCCCAATAGTAACAATATCGCAACACTGTAGAGAACTTTAGAGTTGAGATTTTACATTATGCCAGTCATCCGAGTGGTTGGGGCAAGATGCAGCCTAATTTTTCTCATTCCCATTGTACCCAGTATAGTATCTAAGGGCAGAGTTTCTCTAGAAAATGTGAATTTAGTTGTAAGAAACTGAAGATACAAACGGACCATGACcagaccatatataaaaatagaactctggTCCACTACCAGCCCAGGAAACCAGCCCCTTATCTATAGTAACTggcccaggaagccagcctgaTATAAACCAGACTTATAGGAAGTCAGACCATTATTCCTAGTAACAATCCAGAAAGCCAAACAATAATCCCTGTAACAATTGGCCCTGAATGGCCAGGACTTGATGAATAACTgacagcttccctaatttttgtcCTGCTTCCATCTAGGAACCaaccagagaaagtcaaatatgcCCCCTAACCCATCACACAGGATGCCCCACTTCTAGTCGGCCTGCCTACAGCCTCCCCAGGCCAACGGTCTCCAGTCGGGGTGCACCTGAAGCCTTCTTTTTTCCACTATAAAAGTATCCCGCTCTTCTGCCTGCCTTTAAGTCTCTGCCAAAAAGCAAGGGGCAGTGGCTGACTCCTTTGCTATAGAAAGCTCAGAATAAATAGGGTTTGTTTGTTCTCATTTGGCTGGTCTTCACTTATTTCTATTgttgatttgattttaaaaattgagtaaaTAAGCCCAGCTACTCAGCATCTACCTTTGTTCCAGCGAATCTGtatggaggaggaagaaggaagcaaaCCTCAGTTTTGTCTGGGTGGTCTTTTTACCTTATTCCTTTAAAATGAAAGCCCAACAGCCACCTTTGACAATGTTTAGCTGAAGGGAGCTAGCCAGGAGACAGACTCAGGGAAACTCCAGTGACATTAATCTCTAAACCTGAAACCAGGGTAGATCTCGTCACTTCCAGCCCAACTCCTCACCAGTGAGTCTTGGTTCATCTTTTTTGAGTTCACGCCAAAAGACATTTCACTGTAAGGGCCTCTTCTGGGCTGGTGGAGCCCCTTAGCTCAAGAGATTCTCATTGACTCCCAAGCCCCCAAAATACAACTTCCTACAAGCCTTCAGTGGGTTTGCTAAGCAGTGACtgtcagaaaggaaaagagagagaagtaggggaggaggagaaagggagaaaaaaaaagtttttctgaaACTCAGGAGCTACAGCTTGTCTGATGACACCAAATGACTCAGGACAGACCGCTGTTTTCTTGTGAGGCAAGCGGTCCCTTTAAATCAAGTTTCCTAAAAGGGCACATGCCAAATGTTGCTATAGAAACTGGGTTAGAGGCCAAGAACCAACCAGCACTTCCCTCAAGTCTCCAACTGGGCAAAGGTGAGTCCTGGACAGAACAGTGTGCCAGGAGCACCCAATGCCCCAGAGTAGACCCAGGGCCTCATCCTGGAGGGGCATTTTAActaaacacaaaaattaatttgggggaaaatgctGAAATCAAAAGAGGGGATACCATTACGAAAAAATTGGAGGTGGGGGAGGCCtgtcttttgaaagaaaaaagatccCCCAAAATGTTGATGGGGAATTTGTCAGGACAAAAGTCCCCTCCCATGTCCAGGGACCCCTAGgaatggggggcgggggtgtgttGCAGTCCTCTGCCTCTAACATAAGATTGTGAATGGCGTCAGGAAGTGGGTGGGCGGGGTGACGCACTCAGTTTGGCATTAGTAGAAAATGCTATGTGCGAGTTTTTCAACATCTCACATAGTGTTGATTATTCCTGGGCTGACAAGAGAAGACACGAGGACATTTCCCTGAAGTGAAATGTTAACAAGATAAATAGGGTTATCAGGCTCTGGTCTAAGATTAGGGGCAGGATAACCTTTCAAGATTGGCTAAGAActaataaggaaaacattttcagtACACTTATCCTCTTTGATGTGGTTTAACTGAAATCCCCATCCTGCTACTCTCATCAAGTTAATATATTTATTGTCTTGGGAGTGAGAGTCCACAGCTGCAAGTTTGGATAGCCCAATCAGAGATGCCACCTCGAACTTCCAGAGCCACACTCAATGCCCGAATGACTTGACTAGAACGCCATCCCTGTCTGGTGTCCCAATTGGCAACAGCAGTTAAGGCAAAAAACCCAGAAGTCCTTGAGTATACAAATCATAGTTTGTACCCATGATTCTGTTAATTGTACATAAGGTGAACTTAAGAGTTTGGACTTTGTAGAAATTACAAGTCACTCTGCATGTCTAGGGATAGGTAGCAAGAATCTTGGGTTCTCCCATAAGGCAGGACTGCCTTGAAATCCTGGCTCTCATACTTGTTAACTGTGTGATtgtggacaagttacttaaaacctctgtgcctcagttttctcttctgcaaaataGAGATGGTAATAACGGTGGTACCTAAAAGACTGTCAGGACCAAAAGAGAGAATGCATGCAAAATAGTACATagaaagtgctcaacaaataatAACTATCTGGTGTCTCTTTTTGCCCCACTCCCGCTATtcctattaaataataaaataccagaGGAGATGATTAAGACTCAGCTCTAAGAATTATTTCTTCTCTAACACTTGATGAATGGTTCATAAAGTTGACAAATGCTCTGATCAGCCCTGGAAAAAGGAGCAGGGTGTTCTGGGGCCAGGGGTGAGGGTCCTAGAATTTACATAGGCAAACATGCCACATGGCATCAGGTAGAAGCAGGCTGAGTGCCAGGAGCAGCCAGCTGGGTCTTCAAGCTCCAAGTGACCCTGGCCCTCAGCAAAGAGCTACACAACAATTagttattatcttttatttactCAAATACATTTACAGGTGAATCTAGCAAGTTAAGTCCCTCTTAAACTCAGTTCACTCCTTGCATTCCATCCATCCTCCAGGCATCTGCTGAGAGCAGGGTTCTCTGCTTAATTCCATAATGGAGTAGAACTGAGTCACCATTATGTACGCGTCCAGCCCAGTTGGGATCCTTTGGTCAGTAAGCCAATGAGGCATCCTTCAGGTTACATGACTTCTGTTTGGGAAGGAGGAACACAGGCAGTAGTAACAATAGAACATTGTCCTCAAGTCAGACACCCAGAAAATTGAATTAGAAAAGaaggacaagaaaaaaattgaattagaGAAAGAGGGTAGTAGGGAAGATACAATTGGAGGCAGCCAGCCAAATGCTTCCCACATCACTGGAAGAAATCAAACATGTGAGAGCCCATGGCCCAGGTGGATAGGCCCTCAAGTGTTTGTCCATGCTGAATCTGAAGGTCAATGGGACGGAGAGTCATCTTTCATGGATAGCTACTCAGAAGTCTGCTCAGTGCTTGAGTCCAAGGAATTAGAGGGCTGGCAGATCACATAGGCTTTGAGGATCAAGAGATAGGTTTCCTtgaacttctttattttataagcatAGACGATAGGGTTCATCATGGAGTTAGCATGGGACAGCAGGATGCCCAAGTACAGCACAACTTGTGGTACTTCACCATTAAAGTAGATGATACAATTGATGACGGATAAAGGCAGCCAGGacaaagcaaacaagaaaagaaCCAGAAACAGAGACTTGGCTGTCTTGAACTCCCGTCCATAAAATGCACCTGTCTCTTTGGAGTTAGAAAAGTTCTGATTGAGTTTGTTCCGGATGACATAGAAGATGTCAAGGTAGATGGCACACATGACAACCAGGGGAATGAAAATCCAAGTGAAGAAGCTGAAGTAGACCATGTAGTCCATCCTCACGACGGAACGGAATTGGCAGGAAAGGAAGGTGAGATTTTTGTGGTACTCTGAGTTCAGTTTCATGTTCCAGCCAAACATGGGAGTCAATCCCACCAGGAATGACACCAGCCAGCAAAGGCCCAGAGCCAACCATATTCTTCTTTGAGTGGTGACCCTCTTGTATCTGTTTGAATTGAAGAGAGTTGGTGAGTTCACAGCAGGAATTGCTAATAGGTGGGGGGAGTTGGAGCTGGAGGGTGTTGGTATTCTATGGTGATTTCAGCTAAACTCTACTGGATATGAAGACAAGATGAGCAGACAATGACTAGAGAAAACTCCAGCAAAGTTCTCTGGGAACTTTTCTAAAGAAGTACAACCTCCAAAGCAGCAGGAGTACGTTGCCTAGAGTCAGGGGCTTGCGTACCCCCATTCACAGTTCCATTTCCAGCCCAAGAATTCTTCAGTCCCTGGGAGGTAAGAGTTATCAATCAAAGTCTCCTGGGATCGCCTTACCTGGGGAGAAATAATCTGCTCAAAGCATGTTTGCCTGCTGTGCTCTgcactggttttttttgtttgtttgttttgttttttggctgttgtgCTGCTGTCCATAAATTAGACTCTGCCTGTCCCACACTTACCCCCTACCTGTGTCTGCCCCTGCTTCTCTATTTGCACCACACTTGGGGTTTGAGTTAGACTCCACTTTCATGGAGTTGCAAAAGTCATGTTGAGGTGCTTCCAGGACCTTAAAAGACTCATCCGATCAAAAGTCACCATTTCTCCTTAAACCATTCTTCCTGACAACATTCTACACAGGCTATAAGAAGGAAGCAGATTTTGTTAAGTACTGACTATGTACTCAGTAGACTTTCTCTCAATAAAATCTCATGATAAACTGGAGATATTTTTATGACAATCTCCATTTCATTGATGGTAATGGTGAAAATCATAGTAGTtacagctaccatttactgagcacagaCTGTGTGCTGGGTATTTTTCTAAGAGCTTtatgtgtattaactcatttgatcttATGGGGAAGGTGcaattatcatccccattttataggtgaaaaaaatgaaacagacaagTTAAGCAACTTGTAGAAGCTAAAAGTGTTGGAGCTAAAATGGAATGGAGGTGAATCTGAGTTCAGAGCATCTTAACACTATGACGAGGAACTGAGACGCAGAaagctaaataacttgcccaagatcagacCTCAagatctgggatttgaacccaggctcgTTTGTATCAAAAGTTGTCTGTAGCTCCCTCACCATGCTCTTTCCCCAAGAGAAGAGAGGAGCAACAAGATACCAATGTAATTCAGGACACCTGGGGAATTAGATTTCTTCATTTGGCAGTCTGCTCTGTTCACATGGTCACATGAAAAG
Above is a window of Balaenoptera acutorostrata chromosome 1, mBalAcu1.1, whole genome shotgun sequence DNA encoding:
- the ADORA3 gene encoding adenosine receptor A3, encoding MPVNSTAVSLANATYITVEILIGLCAIVGNVLVIWVVKLNPSLQNTTFYFIVSLALADIAVGVLVMPLAIVISLGVTIHFYSCLLMTCLLLIFTHASIMSLLAIAVDRYLRVKLTVRYKRVTTQRRIWLALGLCWLVSFLVGLTPMFGWNMKLNSEYHKNLTFLSCQFRSVVRMDYMVYFSFFTWIFIPLVVMCAIYLDIFYVIRNKLNQNFSNSKETGAFYGREFKTAKSLFLVLFLFALSWLPLSVINCIIYFNGEVPQVVLYLGILLSHANSMMNPIVYAYKIKKFKETYLLILKAYVICQPSNSLDSSTEQTSE